One genomic segment of Rubripirellula amarantea includes these proteins:
- a CDS encoding M16 family metallopeptidase: MTVIVQPMPWQRTAAMSLSLHGGIHVEPDHLGGLAGMTCEMVQRGAGPYSSRELVAVQDNLGIDSNSGVSSGLTSFTAAMPADSIMDAISIHAEIVRRPHLPADQLDDARMMGLQELRAMEDEPTHRVMRKIRERHYGKSLGRSSLGTAEGLAAITQDDIRNYFTRHYHAGDAIFSVAGNVEIAPIVEHIKATFGDWKTESNTGLPAQDRHPGYEHIHLDSSQTHIGFSFPSIPFGHDEYFVMRAGIGILSDGMSSRLFDRVREKRGLCYTVSASSQSLKSVGGVIGYAGTTPERAQETLDVTLAEIAKLKDGLEEGELDRWKVRIQSSLIMEQESSVSRASSLASDLYQIGRVLTTEELETAIEAISLDQIRDYWSAHPPRDYIVVTLGENPLKFGN; this comes from the coding sequence ATGACCGTGATCGTTCAACCGATGCCATGGCAGCGTACTGCTGCGATGTCGCTATCGTTGCACGGGGGAATCCATGTCGAACCCGATCACCTTGGCGGGTTGGCAGGCATGACATGCGAGATGGTCCAACGCGGTGCCGGCCCCTATAGCAGCCGCGAACTTGTCGCTGTCCAGGATAACCTCGGCATCGATAGCAACAGCGGAGTTTCGAGCGGGCTCACTTCATTCACCGCCGCAATGCCCGCGGACTCGATCATGGACGCGATTTCTATCCATGCCGAAATCGTCCGCCGACCTCACCTACCGGCCGACCAACTCGACGATGCGCGAATGATGGGACTGCAAGAACTTCGCGCGATGGAAGACGAACCGACGCACCGTGTGATGCGAAAGATCCGCGAACGCCATTACGGAAAATCGCTTGGCCGCTCTTCGCTTGGTACCGCCGAAGGTCTCGCCGCAATCACGCAAGACGACATTCGCAACTATTTTACTCGTCATTACCATGCCGGCGATGCAATCTTTTCGGTTGCCGGAAACGTAGAAATCGCTCCCATCGTCGAACATATCAAAGCGACTTTTGGCGACTGGAAAACCGAATCCAACACCGGCTTGCCCGCTCAAGATCGCCACCCCGGCTATGAACACATCCATCTTGATTCGAGTCAAACGCACATAGGATTTTCGTTCCCGTCGATTCCGTTTGGGCACGATGAGTATTTCGTCATGCGAGCTGGAATCGGCATCCTGAGCGATGGGATGAGCAGTCGTCTATTCGACCGCGTCCGCGAAAAGCGTGGACTTTGTTATACCGTTTCCGCCAGTTCTCAGTCGCTCAAATCCGTGGGCGGCGTGATTGGATACGCCGGCACGACGCCTGAACGGGCGCAAGAAACGCTAGACGTTACGCTTGCCGAGATCGCAAAACTAAAGGACGGACTCGAGGAAGGCGAACTGGATCGTTGGAAAGTCCGCATTCAAAGCAGCCTGATCATGGAACAGGAATCCAGTGTCTCGCGCGCATCGTCGCTCGCCTCGGACCTTTATCAAATCGGCCGTGTGCTAACCACCGAAGAACTTGAAACGGCAATCGAAGCGATCTCACTCGATCAAATCCGAGACTACTGGTCCGCTCATCCGCCACGGGATTACATCGTTGTCACGCTCGGCGAAAACCCGCTGAAATTCGGTAACTAA
- a CDS encoding DUF1569 domain-containing protein: MNTRRLLQFSNLDHAIEEAERLANVPTRITGQHSHGQIIRHLALTMDVACGHEPSPTVPWLIRTVAPWLKRKALAKPVKPGFKLPASAESFFWPNSDIEVPVAMVHLRDSWRRYQSCSPLPPHPVFGKMTQDEHDKLQCMHFALHLSFVHPVIG; this comes from the coding sequence ATGAATACCCGCCGTCTGCTGCAATTCTCGAACCTGGACCACGCTATCGAAGAGGCGGAAAGGTTGGCCAACGTGCCCACCCGGATCACAGGACAGCATTCCCACGGGCAGATTATCCGTCACTTGGCGCTGACGATGGATGTTGCCTGCGGTCACGAACCCAGTCCCACGGTGCCGTGGCTGATCAGAACGGTCGCACCGTGGTTGAAGCGAAAGGCCCTCGCCAAACCCGTGAAGCCAGGGTTCAAGCTGCCCGCATCGGCGGAATCCTTCTTTTGGCCAAATTCCGATATCGAGGTTCCTGTCGCGATGGTCCATTTGCGAGATTCGTGGCGGCGGTACCAGAGCTGCAGCCCACTACCGCCGCACCCTGTCTTTGGAAAGATGACGCAGGATGAGCACGACAAGCTTCAGTGCATGCACTTCGCTTTGCACCTAAGTTTCGTGCATCCTGTGATCGGCTAA
- a CDS encoding flagellar basal body P-ring protein FlgI, producing MFQPRLSYALLIAIAGLMCISAGCSSLWGKKDEDESDAALRELMKSPPPPDLVREAAVSQGLYMIQTDGVGAVEQLAGTGGPADPSFYRDELIAEMQRHDIPDPNNFLESKSNALVRVRALIPPGARRGDPIDLKVLAPKESQVSDLGGGWLLDTRLRRQIQTSRRVSKGSVHSGVVLAIGAGPVVTRASHQPGDDIANRIEGNVISGGRVQESRKLGLVLRPGYQHVKISSALAEAVSKRFYFFDGSTRRGVATAKEDDLIDVELHPRYRDNVYRYMEVVRAIGVEPESTKTQARLIQLADMLAQPSTSADAALQLEAMGEGAVPTLIEGVKSTNPEVRFYAAEALAYLDRDEAISPLEHAIRSEAAFRLPALIALQGLKSYESLEALKRLLHEPSLETRYGAFVSIRRRRDGKPQLGGQSLGSFWLYRVPSSGPPAVVISLRESPEVVVFGDVPTLQLEKFLRGPAGILVQADETEGIKISRFEIGKDDQRVRVSNKVADTIVGLSQVGAGYGEVIEILRMAKDTDALKAQLAVDPLPRSQRKYYRDLTDATQDDDE from the coding sequence ATGTTCCAGCCCCGTCTTTCCTATGCTTTGCTCATCGCCATCGCAGGACTGATGTGCATTTCCGCTGGTTGTTCATCGCTCTGGGGCAAAAAAGACGAGGACGAGAGTGACGCTGCACTTCGGGAATTAATGAAGTCGCCACCTCCACCGGACCTGGTGCGTGAAGCCGCCGTTTCCCAGGGCCTGTACATGATTCAGACCGATGGTGTGGGAGCCGTTGAGCAACTTGCTGGTACCGGCGGGCCTGCCGATCCATCGTTTTACCGGGATGAATTGATCGCTGAAATGCAGCGTCACGATATCCCCGATCCCAACAACTTTCTGGAATCGAAGTCCAATGCGTTGGTGCGAGTCCGAGCGTTGATTCCGCCGGGTGCCCGTCGCGGCGACCCGATCGACTTGAAGGTGTTGGCACCCAAGGAAAGCCAAGTTTCGGACCTCGGTGGCGGATGGTTGCTTGATACTCGCTTGCGTCGCCAGATCCAAACGTCTCGCCGAGTGTCCAAGGGTAGCGTCCACTCCGGCGTTGTCTTGGCGATCGGTGCTGGTCCCGTGGTAACGCGTGCTTCGCATCAACCCGGCGACGACATCGCCAACCGAATCGAAGGCAACGTGATTTCAGGTGGCCGCGTTCAAGAAAGCCGCAAGCTTGGTTTGGTGCTTCGGCCCGGATACCAACACGTCAAAATATCGAGTGCCCTCGCCGAGGCAGTTAGCAAGCGTTTTTACTTCTTTGATGGTTCCACGCGTCGCGGTGTGGCGACAGCAAAAGAAGACGATTTGATCGACGTTGAATTGCATCCCCGCTATCGGGACAACGTTTATCGATACATGGAAGTGGTCCGAGCAATCGGAGTCGAGCCAGAATCGACCAAGACCCAAGCCCGTCTGATACAACTCGCCGACATGTTGGCTCAGCCAAGCACATCGGCTGATGCGGCTTTGCAACTTGAAGCCATGGGCGAAGGTGCCGTGCCCACTTTGATTGAGGGCGTGAAGTCGACGAATCCTGAAGTTCGTTTTTACGCTGCCGAGGCGCTTGCGTACTTGGATCGCGACGAAGCGATCTCGCCGCTTGAGCATGCGATCCGAAGCGAGGCTGCTTTTCGATTGCCCGCTCTGATTGCTTTGCAAGGACTCAAGTCGTACGAATCGCTCGAAGCTCTCAAGCGATTGCTGCATGAACCGAGCCTCGAAACTCGCTACGGTGCATTCGTTAGCATCCGACGTCGACGCGACGGCAAGCCTCAACTTGGTGGCCAATCCCTCGGGTCGTTCTGGCTTTACCGAGTGCCATCTTCCGGTCCACCAGCGGTCGTGATCTCGCTTCGTGAGTCACCCGAGGTGGTTGTGTTCGGAGATGTGCCAACCCTGCAACTCGAAAAATTCCTTCGTGGTCCCGCAGGTATTTTGGTGCAGGCTGATGAGACCGAAGGGATCAAAATCAGTCGATTCGAAATTGGCAAAGACGATCAACGTGTTCGCGTGTCCAATAAAGTCGCTGACACAATCGTAGGCTTGTCACAAGTAGGAGCCGGTTACGGCGAGGTGATCGAGATTCTGCGAATGGCCAAAGACACCGACGCCTTAAAGGCTCAACTCGCGGTTGATCCTCTGCCAAGATCCCAACGCAAGTACTACCGAGATCTCACCGACGCCACTCAAGACGACGACGAGTAA
- the miaB gene encoding tRNA (N6-isopentenyl adenosine(37)-C2)-methylthiotransferase MiaB produces the protein MNKRVYIQTVGCQMNVLDSEMVIADLKRHGYTVVDTPAQADCVLYNTCSVREHAEEKVYSALGKVKLHKKDNENKIIGVMGCMAQKDQEIIFKRAPYVDLVVGPGQLHTIPTLLNKIKNGEGRQMAVSLARNEGSQATIARSHETFDPLRDPTMRPTPFQAYLRIQIGCDKFCTYCVVPNTRGPEQGRSPEQILAEANVLAEQGCLEITLLGQTVNSYKFKHEDGSVTDMSSLLEQLHEIEGIKRIKFVTNYPKDMTERLLETIRDLPKVSPYLHVPAQSGSDDVLKRMKRGYTIADYMAMMERIERILPEAAISSDFIVGFCGETEEDFQKTIELVKRCRFKQCFIFQYSVRPGTKASERLEDDIPLEAKARRNNELLAVHDEIAKEDNLKFVGKTVEVLVEGPSKRAKRSDDFDDAHVVQMIGRTTCDRIVVFDGNRRQAGQFLNITIDDASSHTLVGRVKTVEVVSIGM, from the coding sequence ATGAATAAACGCGTTTACATCCAGACCGTCGGATGCCAGATGAATGTTCTCGACAGCGAGATGGTGATCGCTGACCTGAAACGACATGGCTATACCGTCGTCGATACACCGGCCCAAGCTGATTGTGTGCTCTACAACACCTGCAGCGTTCGCGAGCATGCCGAGGAGAAAGTTTACAGTGCGCTCGGCAAGGTGAAACTGCACAAGAAAGACAACGAGAACAAGATCATCGGCGTGATGGGCTGCATGGCCCAAAAGGATCAGGAGATCATTTTCAAACGTGCCCCCTACGTTGATTTGGTCGTTGGCCCCGGGCAATTGCACACAATCCCAACGCTGCTAAACAAAATCAAGAACGGCGAAGGTCGCCAAATGGCCGTGTCGCTCGCTCGCAACGAAGGCAGCCAAGCCACGATCGCTCGTTCGCACGAAACGTTTGACCCGCTTCGTGACCCAACGATGCGTCCCACGCCGTTCCAAGCGTATCTGCGCATCCAAATCGGTTGCGATAAGTTTTGCACTTACTGCGTCGTGCCCAACACCCGAGGCCCAGAACAAGGTCGATCGCCCGAGCAGATTCTTGCCGAGGCTAACGTCCTGGCCGAACAAGGATGTCTCGAAATTACGCTGCTCGGCCAAACCGTCAACTCGTACAAGTTCAAGCACGAAGACGGATCAGTTACCGACATGTCGTCGCTGCTGGAACAATTGCACGAAATCGAAGGTATCAAACGGATCAAGTTCGTCACGAACTACCCCAAGGACATGACCGAGCGATTGCTCGAAACCATTCGCGACCTCCCCAAAGTTTCCCCGTACTTGCATGTCCCCGCGCAAAGCGGCAGCGACGACGTGCTGAAACGCATGAAACGTGGATACACAATCGCGGACTACATGGCGATGATGGAACGCATCGAACGCATCTTGCCCGAAGCCGCGATTAGCAGCGATTTCATCGTGGGCTTCTGCGGCGAAACGGAAGAGGACTTCCAAAAGACGATCGAATTGGTCAAGCGATGCCGATTCAAACAGTGTTTCATTTTCCAATACAGCGTACGCCCTGGAACGAAGGCTTCCGAACGGCTCGAAGATGACATTCCACTGGAAGCCAAAGCGCGCCGCAACAACGAACTGCTTGCTGTGCATGATGAAATCGCTAAGGAAGACAACCTGAAGTTCGTCGGCAAGACCGTCGAAGTGCTCGTCGAAGGGCCCAGCAAAAGAGCGAAACGAAGCGATGACTTCGATGACGCTCATGTTGTTCAGATGATCGGACGCACCACGTGCGATCGCATTGTTGTGTTCGACGGCAACCGTCGCCAAGCCGGTCAATTCCTCAACATCACCATCGACGACGCCAGCAGCCACACGTTGGTTGGCCGAGTTAAAACGGTCGAGGTTGTCTCGATCGGAATGTAG
- a CDS encoding M16 family metallopeptidase, which yields MPTFHQATLPNGLRIAAEIDNRGYSAAYGYFVRSGSRDEVDHESGLSHFLEHMMFKGTQHRSAADVNRELDELGGQGNAYTSEEQTVYYATVLPKFQDRIVDLLTDMMRPTLDEDEFNTERQVILEEIAKYEDQPPFGAFERAMEVYFGPRGLGRRVLGTSHSIEAMTATAMKAYFARRYRPENMVLAASGNVDFDALVAQVEKQTAHWADLPLPPAPDRDAADVLPAGIALDPSLETPDAHQAYLIRMSPGPSSASQDRYATRILASIVGDEGGSRLFWDLIDTGKAEVATVWPQEFMDTGAWFAYLACNPEDVDSNRKLMQDVFTRTASDGVTQEELTQAINKATAGLIMQSERPSNRLFGLGSRWLTRNEYYSIDDQLDRLRSITVESVNESAKRYLTETAIEVIASAALQT from the coding sequence ATGCCAACTTTCCATCAAGCCACGCTCCCCAACGGACTACGCATCGCAGCGGAGATTGACAACCGTGGCTACTCTGCGGCATACGGCTACTTTGTCCGCAGCGGTTCACGAGACGAGGTCGATCACGAATCGGGCCTGAGCCACTTCCTTGAACACATGATGTTCAAAGGAACCCAGCACCGCAGTGCCGCCGACGTCAACCGCGAACTTGACGAACTTGGCGGACAAGGCAACGCCTACACCAGCGAAGAGCAAACGGTCTACTACGCCACTGTGCTGCCAAAGTTCCAAGACCGCATCGTCGACTTGTTGACCGACATGATGCGTCCGACGCTTGACGAAGATGAATTCAACACCGAACGACAAGTGATCTTGGAAGAGATTGCCAAGTACGAAGACCAACCTCCCTTCGGCGCCTTCGAACGAGCGATGGAAGTTTACTTCGGCCCGCGCGGTCTCGGTCGCCGAGTGTTGGGAACCAGCCATTCGATTGAAGCCATGACGGCGACCGCGATGAAAGCTTACTTCGCTCGCCGCTACCGGCCTGAAAACATGGTCCTGGCAGCATCGGGAAACGTTGACTTCGACGCGTTAGTGGCTCAGGTTGAAAAGCAAACCGCTCACTGGGCCGACCTGCCGCTCCCTCCGGCACCGGACCGTGATGCCGCCGACGTCCTGCCCGCCGGCATTGCCTTGGACCCGAGTTTAGAAACGCCCGATGCGCATCAAGCGTATTTGATCCGTATGTCGCCGGGTCCGTCATCAGCGTCTCAGGATCGCTACGCGACACGGATTTTGGCTTCGATTGTGGGCGACGAAGGCGGTAGCCGCTTGTTCTGGGATCTGATCGATACCGGCAAGGCCGAGGTCGCAACCGTTTGGCCACAAGAATTCATGGACACGGGTGCTTGGTTTGCGTACTTGGCGTGCAATCCTGAAGACGTCGACAGCAACCGCAAACTGATGCAGGATGTGTTCACGCGCACGGCCAGTGACGGCGTCACCCAAGAGGAATTAACCCAAGCGATCAACAAAGCCACCGCCGGTCTAATCATGCAAAGCGAACGCCCCAGCAATCGCCTGTTCGGTCTGGGGAGTCGATGGCTAACTCGCAACGAATACTACAGCATCGACGACCAACTCGATCGTCTTCGATCCATCACGGTCGAATCGGTGAACGAATCGGCGAAACGTTACCTGACCGAAACCGCGATCGAAGTCATCGCCAGTGCGGCGCTTCAAACATAG
- the cysC gene encoding adenylyl-sulfate kinase, producing MAKTNIVWHDHSVSRQQRESLLGQRGIVVWFTGLSGCGKSTIANELDKQLHELGRATMVLDGDNIRHGLCAPPERLAQEHSREFAARFGLGFGETDREENIRRIGSVAALMAASGLITLTAFVSPYRRDRDRVRKIVEAQRAGDFVEVFVDTPLEICELRDPKGLYKKARAGEIKNFTGISDPYEAPENPEIHLRGGDDRTPAEQAAEVLAKLGIDS from the coding sequence ATGGCCAAAACCAATATCGTCTGGCACGACCACTCTGTTTCTCGTCAGCAACGCGAGTCGTTGTTGGGGCAACGCGGAATCGTCGTATGGTTCACCGGTTTGAGCGGATGCGGAAAGAGCACCATCGCCAATGAGCTCGACAAGCAATTGCACGAACTAGGTCGAGCTACGATGGTCTTGGATGGAGACAATATTCGGCACGGCTTATGCGCTCCGCCCGAACGGCTGGCTCAAGAACACAGCCGGGAATTCGCGGCACGCTTTGGACTTGGATTCGGTGAAACGGATCGCGAGGAAAACATTCGTCGGATCGGCAGCGTCGCAGCGTTGATGGCTGCCTCGGGCCTGATCACCCTTACCGCCTTCGTGAGCCCTTACCGGCGCGATCGCGACCGGGTTCGAAAAATCGTCGAGGCACAGCGGGCGGGTGATTTCGTCGAGGTGTTTGTCGATACGCCCTTGGAGATTTGCGAATTGCGAGACCCCAAGGGACTGTACAAGAAGGCTCGAGCTGGCGAGATCAAGAACTTCACTGGCATCAGCGACCCGTATGAGGCTCCCGAAAATCCCGAAATCCACCTTCGTGGCGGAGACGATCGCACCCCGGCCGAGCAGGCAGCCGAAGTGTTGGCAAAGCTAGGTATTGATAGCTAG
- a CDS encoding polyribonucleotide nucleotidyltransferase, giving the protein MTEKRIRVEKKIGRQTLSFETGQLAKQAAGAVLVQYGETVVLVATASSDPRPGLDFFPLTCDYRERLAAAGKFPGGFLKREGRPSTKEILSSRLMDRPIRPLFPNGFKDEVQVQACVIASDQQNDGDVLAMNGASLALHISPLPFHGPIASVRVGKINGELVAFPTHEELEQSELDMIVSGSQEQVAMIEGFANEMPEDQMMEAIKYAHGVIREVLELQNELYQKVNPTKKEYIAPEDDGLFDRLNNAYYDEFKKAQQVVGKHDRADACSVLRDKAMAEVIPDPNAEGAICVKRFKGVWHDLEEKVVRDLIMAGTRSDGRDNTSLRAIHCETDILPRVHGSAVFQRGETQALVTIALGTARDEQRVDGLIEEYSKKFMLDYNFPSFSVGECRPIRGPGRREIGHGCLAERSVAPVLPAAEDFPYTIRVISDILESNGSSSMASICGATLALMASGVPISNPVAGISVGLVRETPEKWVLLTDILGSEDHFGDMDFKIAGTQNGITGIQLDLKVTGINEDIIRATLKQSREARIEILRKMLTTISRPRREIAPTAPRLLRTKIASDKIGALIGPGGKNIRGIQERTGAVIEVDDDGTVLIASSNKETAEEALRAVEACTATVQIGKIYDGIVSSIKEFGAFVEILPGRDGLCHISEISNGYISSMDNLVNVGDAMKVLVIDVDEHDRVKLSRRRALEELGEEDELAALVEAGAPAGGGERSSGGDSDGEDRPRRRRGGSGGGGGGGRGRSGGGGGGGNRGGSGGGRSRD; this is encoded by the coding sequence GTGACTGAAAAAAGAATCAGAGTAGAAAAGAAGATCGGACGACAAACGTTGTCGTTCGAAACCGGCCAACTGGCCAAGCAAGCCGCCGGTGCCGTTTTGGTCCAGTACGGCGAAACGGTCGTCCTGGTGGCAACCGCCAGCAGCGATCCTCGTCCCGGGCTGGACTTCTTCCCGTTGACTTGTGACTACCGCGAACGACTTGCCGCCGCTGGTAAGTTCCCAGGTGGCTTCTTGAAGCGAGAAGGCCGACCGAGCACTAAAGAGATTTTGTCCTCACGATTGATGGACCGCCCGATTCGCCCGTTGTTCCCCAACGGTTTTAAAGACGAAGTTCAAGTCCAAGCCTGCGTTATCGCATCGGACCAACAAAACGACGGCGACGTGCTCGCCATGAACGGTGCATCGCTCGCCCTGCACATTTCGCCGCTTCCTTTCCACGGTCCGATTGCTTCGGTACGCGTTGGTAAGATCAACGGCGAACTCGTCGCGTTCCCCACGCACGAAGAACTTGAGCAAAGCGAACTCGACATGATCGTCAGCGGCTCGCAAGAGCAAGTGGCGATGATCGAAGGCTTCGCTAACGAAATGCCTGAAGATCAAATGATGGAAGCCATCAAGTACGCTCACGGAGTTATCCGCGAAGTACTCGAGCTTCAAAACGAACTGTACCAAAAGGTTAATCCGACCAAGAAAGAGTACATCGCCCCCGAAGACGATGGCTTGTTCGACCGTCTTAACAACGCCTACTACGACGAGTTCAAGAAGGCTCAACAAGTTGTCGGCAAGCATGATCGTGCAGACGCGTGCAGCGTTTTACGCGACAAGGCGATGGCTGAAGTCATTCCTGATCCGAACGCTGAAGGCGCTATTTGCGTCAAGCGTTTCAAGGGCGTTTGGCACGACCTGGAAGAAAAAGTTGTTCGCGACTTGATCATGGCTGGCACTCGTAGCGACGGTCGCGATAACACATCGCTTCGTGCTATCCACTGCGAAACCGACATTCTGCCTCGCGTACACGGTTCCGCTGTGTTCCAACGTGGCGAAACTCAAGCTCTTGTTACGATCGCATTGGGTACCGCTCGCGACGAACAACGCGTCGACGGCTTGATCGAAGAGTACAGCAAGAAGTTCATGCTGGATTACAACTTCCCTTCGTTCAGCGTCGGCGAATGTCGCCCGATTCGTGGCCCTGGTCGCCGCGAAATCGGCCACGGCTGTTTGGCTGAACGTAGCGTTGCACCAGTGCTTCCTGCTGCTGAAGACTTCCCTTACACAATTCGCGTGATCAGCGACATTCTTGAATCGAATGGTTCGTCGTCGATGGCGTCGATCTGCGGTGCCACCTTGGCTTTGATGGCCTCGGGTGTTCCGATCAGTAACCCAGTTGCTGGTATCTCGGTCGGCCTGGTTCGCGAAACTCCTGAAAAGTGGGTCCTGTTGACCGACATTCTGGGAAGCGAAGATCACTTCGGCGACATGGACTTCAAGATTGCGGGTACGCAAAACGGTATCACCGGCATCCAGTTGGACTTGAAGGTCACCGGAATCAACGAAGACATCATTCGCGCAACGCTGAAGCAATCACGCGAAGCTCGGATCGAAATCCTTCGCAAGATGTTGACCACGATCTCGCGTCCTCGTCGCGAAATTGCTCCCACTGCACCACGTTTGCTTCGTACCAAGATCGCTTCGGACAAGATCGGTGCTTTGATTGGTCCTGGTGGCAAGAACATCCGCGGCATCCAAGAACGTACCGGTGCGGTGATTGAAGTTGATGACGACGGTACCGTCTTGATCGCCAGCAGCAACAAGGAAACCGCCGAAGAAGCACTGCGAGCTGTCGAAGCCTGCACGGCAACCGTTCAGATCGGCAAGATCTACGACGGCATCGTTAGCAGCATCAAAGAGTTCGGTGCGTTTGTTGAAATCCTGCCAGGTCGCGATGGACTTTGTCATATCAGCGAAATCAGCAACGGCTACATCAGCAGCATGGACAACTTGGTCAATGTTGGCGACGCGATGAAGGTCCTCGTGATCGACGTCGACGAGCACGACCGAGTCAAGTTGAGCCGACGCCGTGCGTTGGAAGAACTTGGCGAAGAAGATGAACTCGCCGCTCTTGTTGAAGCAGGTGCACCCGCTGGCGGTGGCGAACGCAGTAGTGGTGGCGACAGCGACGGCGAAGACCGTCCACGTCGACGTCGCGGCGGAAGTGGCGGAGGCGGCGGCGGTGGTCGCGGCCGATCCGGTGGCGGTGGCGGCGGTGGAAACCGTGGCGGCTCAGGCGGTGGTCGCAGTCGCGACTAG
- a CDS encoding peptidylprolyl isomerase, producing the protein MFIRFFTHSTVVLLLICAAFSFNSRAALGQVPTRAEVDAAQIVRLPDDPAAIIAVVGNTPILLGELLPRVNARIEEVAAKSGQEIPEDQLHFAKVNLVRGLLTQSIQNKMMRESFLLDQMGTESADKRNEADQRLAARARQMFFESELPELKKQYSTEDMNELDKELAKKGTSLAARQREFTDMMLGHLYIRGKVDREPRISIAEINEYYLANQSEFERPTRARWEQLTVLFSNFPNKEQARVAISNMGREAYFGGNLQAVARAQSQEPFASKGGLHEWTAKGSLASEILEQQIFSIQTNAMSEIIEDDQGYHIVRVLDRQEAGVTSLRDVQDEIRNKLKEEKIAESQRKVLDDMQLRIPVWSMFPDDTPNALPLPESIARYNQPTFKR; encoded by the coding sequence GTGTTCATTCGTTTTTTCACCCATTCCACCGTCGTTCTGTTGCTGATCTGCGCCGCGTTCAGCTTCAATTCACGTGCTGCGCTTGGTCAGGTGCCGACGCGCGCCGAGGTCGACGCGGCTCAAATCGTGCGATTGCCCGATGACCCGGCCGCCATCATTGCGGTGGTGGGAAACACGCCGATTTTGCTCGGTGAGCTGCTTCCGCGAGTCAACGCCCGAATCGAAGAGGTCGCGGCAAAGAGCGGCCAGGAGATTCCCGAGGACCAATTGCACTTCGCCAAAGTCAACTTGGTGCGAGGATTGTTAACTCAATCGATCCAAAACAAGATGATGCGTGAATCGTTCCTGCTTGACCAAATGGGAACCGAGAGCGCCGACAAACGTAACGAAGCCGATCAGCGGCTCGCCGCCCGAGCTCGCCAAATGTTCTTCGAATCCGAATTGCCGGAATTGAAGAAACAGTACTCCACCGAGGACATGAACGAGCTCGACAAGGAACTCGCCAAAAAAGGGACCTCGCTGGCTGCTCGGCAACGCGAGTTCACCGACATGATGCTTGGTCACCTCTACATTCGCGGCAAAGTGGATCGCGAGCCAAGAATTTCGATCGCGGAAATCAACGAGTACTATCTCGCCAACCAATCGGAGTTCGAACGCCCCACGCGAGCGCGGTGGGAACAATTGACGGTTCTGTTCAGCAACTTTCCCAACAAAGAACAGGCTCGCGTTGCAATTTCAAACATGGGACGCGAAGCCTACTTCGGCGGCAACCTGCAAGCCGTCGCACGGGCTCAAAGCCAAGAGCCATTCGCCAGCAAAGGTGGCCTGCACGAATGGACGGCCAAGGGATCACTCGCGAGCGAGATTCTTGAGCAACAAATCTTCTCGATCCAAACCAACGCGATGAGTGAGATCATCGAAGACGATCAAGGTTATCACATCGTTCGGGTTCTTGATCGGCAAGAAGCCGGGGTAACCTCGCTTCGTGATGTGCAAGACGAAATTCGCAACAAGCTGAAAGAAGAGAAAATCGCGGAATCTCAGCGAAAGGTTCTCGACGACATGCAATTGCGGATCCCAGTCTGGTCCATGTTCCCCGATGACACTCCCAACGCGCTACCGTTGCCCGAGTCGATCGCCCGTTACAACCAACCGACTTTCAAGCGGTGA
- the rpsO gene encoding 30S ribosomal protein S15 — translation MTISKERKTAVIGEHKKSDADTGSPEVQIAILTERINGLTQHMRTHSKDYASRRGLLGLVSRRRRLLDYVRGEDPQRYLDIIGKLGIRK, via the coding sequence ATGACGATCTCGAAAGAGCGAAAAACCGCGGTTATCGGCGAACACAAAAAATCAGACGCCGATACCGGCTCACCTGAAGTGCAAATTGCCATTTTGACCGAGCGGATCAACGGACTGACTCAGCACATGCGAACTCATAGCAAGGATTACGCTTCACGGCGTGGTTTGCTTGGTTTGGTGAGCCGTCGCCGTCGTCTCCTCGACTACGTCCGTGGGGAAGACCCACAACGCTATCTCGATATCATCGGAAAATTGGGCATTCGCAAGTAG